A DNA window from Camelina sativa cultivar DH55 chromosome 17, Cs, whole genome shotgun sequence contains the following coding sequences:
- the LOC109130002 gene encoding uncharacterized protein LOC109130002 produces the protein MSTKNVLLLLVIISVVVSTNAQLPQFPFPFPFQPSPGMPGLPDIAKCWSSLMNIPGCITEISQAILSGRFGNIGPACCKAFLEGEANCLPKLPIKPFFPPMLKEQCSRIAGAIPPATK, from the coding sequence ATGTCTACCAagaatgttcttcttcttctagtgatCATCTCTGTTGTTGTCTCTACAAATGCTCAGCTACCACAATTTCCCTTTCCTTTTCCATTCCAACCTAGCCCTGGTATGCCAGGATTACCCGATATTGCAAAATGTTGGTCATCCTTGATGAATATTCCAGGATGTATCACAGAAATTTCTCAAGCCATACTTAGTGGACGATTTGGCAATATTGGTCCAGCTTGCTGCAAAGCATTTTTGGAAGGTGAAGCCAATTGCTTGCCGAAACTCCCAATCAAGCCATTTTTTCCTCCAATGTTGAAAGAGCAATGTTCAAGAATTGCAGGCGCAATTCCTCCTGCCACgaagtaa
- the LOC109130001 gene encoding uncharacterized protein LOC109130001, with the protein MSIKNVVLLLVIISVVVSTNAQLPQLPFPFPFQLSPGMPEFPDIAKCWSSLMNIPGCITEISQAILSGRFGNIGPACCKAFLEGKANCLPKLPINPFFPPMLKEQCSKIAGAIPPATK; encoded by the coding sequence ATGTCTATCAAGaatgttgttcttcttctagtGATCATATCAGTTGTTGTCTCTACAAATGCTCAGCTACCACAACTTCCCTTTCCATTTCCATTCCAACTCAGTCCCGGCATGCCAGAGTTCCCCGATATTGCAAAATGTTGGTCATCCTTGATGAATATTCCGGGATGTATCACAGAAATTTCTCAAGCCATACTTAGTGGACGATTTGGCAACATTGGTCCAGCTTGCTGCAAAGCATTTTTGGAAGGTAAAGCCAACTGCTTGCCAAAACTCCCAATCAATCCATTTTTTCCTCCAATGTTGAAAGAGCAATGTTCAAAAATCGCAGGCGCAATTCCTCCTGCCACGAAGTAA
- the LOC104755242 gene encoding zinc finger CCCH domain-containing protein 5-like yields MEQKKEKEEGERHEEVAGEMEGFEEKKEKAAEMSRKEKRKAMKKLKRKQVRKEIAEKEREETEAKLNDPAEQERLKAIEEEEARMREKELKEFEESERAWREAMEIKRKKEEEEEAKREEEERRWKDLDELRKLEASGNDECGEDEDGEYEYIEEGPPEIIFQGNEIILRKNKVRVPKKPVVQVDGNQISDRPTSNPLPPGTEACANYQNVSSAQQILENVAQQVPNFGTEQDKAHCPFHLKTGACRFGPRCSRVHFYPSKSCTLLMKNMYNGPGIAWEQDEGLEYTDEEAERCYEEFYEDVHTEFQKYGELINFKVCRNGSFHLKGNVYVHYRSLESASLAYQSINGRYFAGKQVKCEFVNISKWKVAICGEYMKSRLKTCSRGSACNFIHCFRNPGGDYEWADHDKPPPRFWIHKMIALFGYSDEKHLEHELLGSLNDSRSDLQTDSHRQPSRRSISRDHDRANVGSKSSYRSRKNHGETRDSTHGDKHSRDAVNCHDGDDSPSRDGSLEREIYKERRYAKDKFHRDSRWSEHSPGHRVIRKRTHGRYSDDDFPDGDDNARRETSHKRKSIRRTDSEAEEQMDDEKDRKPRRSSRKYSREGSLADQEESHEHDRVHTVCDKSQRERSKHRHERSSSRYSHEEDSTESRHHQSKGSDLRVNGENDRKRSVETSPPAECWSDKEDRGKSKERHRYKSQDPNSDRSRKGKRRSGLSSEEGSDRETHNERPHRHRKRRRSQNSDDKSRKFAEESEEVEEEFERWRPV; encoded by the exons ATGGAGCAGAagaaggaaaaggaagaagggGAGCGACACGAGGAAGTGGCGGGGGAGATGGAAGgttttgaagagaagaaagagaaagcgGCGGAGATGAGTCGTAAGGAGAAGCGAAAAGcgatgaagaaattgaagaggaaGCAGGTGAGGAAAGAGATAgcggagaaggagagagaggagaCGGAGGCTAAGTTAAACGATCCGGCGGAACAGGAGAGGCTGAAGGCGATTGAGGAAGAGGAGGCGCGGATGAGAGAGAAGGAGTTGAAGGAGTTCGAGGAGAGTGAGAGAGCTTGGAGAGAGGCTATGGAGattaagaggaagaaagaagaggaagaagaagcgaagcgagaagaggaagagaggcgTTGGAAGGATCTAGACGAGTTGAGAAAGCTTGAG GCTAGTGGGAACGATGAGTGTGGTGAGGATGAGGATGGTGAATATGAATATATCGAAGAAGGGCCTCCAGAAATTATATTCCAGGGAAATGAGATCATTCTCAGAAAGAACAAAGTGAGGGTTCCAAAGAAGCCCGTAGTTCAGGTGGATGGAAACCAG ATTTCTGACAGGCCTACATCAAATCCTCTACCTCCGGGAACTGAAGCTTGTGCCAACTATCAGAATGTTAGTTCTGCGCAACAGATTTTGGAGAATGTTGCGCAACAAGTACCCAACTTTGGAACTGAGCAG GATAAAGCTCATTGTCCTTTCCATTTGAAAACTGGAGCTTGTCGGTTTGGGCCGCGTTGTAGCAGAGTTCATTTCTACCCTAGTAAATCTTGCACATTACTTATGAAGAACATGTATAATGGTCCTGGTATTGCTTGGGAACAGGATGAGGGGCTTGAG TATACAGATGAGGAGGCCGAACGTTGTTATGAAGAATTTTATGAAGATGTTCATACAGAATTTCAAAAGTATGGAGAACTTATTAATTTCAAG GTGTGTAGAAATGGCTCATTCCACTTGAAGGGCAATGTATACGTACACTACAGATCATTAGAATCAGCTAGTCTTGCTTACCAGTCCATTAATGGTCGATACTTTGCTGGTAAACAG GTGAAATGCGAGTTTGTCAACATCTCAAAATGGAAAGTTGCCATATGTGGGGAGTACATGAAGTCCAGGCTTAAA ACTTGTTCTCGTGGATCTGCTTGCAATTTTATCCATTGTTTCCGCAATCCTGGTGGAGACTACGAATGGGCGGACCATGACAAACCACCTCCAAGATTCTGGATTCACAAAATGATTGCTTTATTTGGTTATTCAGATGAAAAGCACCTGGAGCATGAATTGTTAGGGTCATTAAATGATTCGAGATCAGATCTACAAACAGATTCACACAG GCAACCTTCAAGAAGATCTATATCAAGGGACCATGATCGTGCGAATGTTGGATCTAAGTCTTCCTATCGGAGCCGTAAAAATCATGGTGAAACTCGGGACAGTACTCATGGAGACAAACATAGTAGGGATGCCGTGAACTGCCATGATGGAGATGACAGCCCTAGCAGAGACGGTAGTTTAGAGAGGGAGATATATAAAGAACGACGGTACGCTAAGGACAAATTTCATCGTGATAGCAGATGGTCTGAACACTCTCCTGGACATAGGGTGATAAGGAAAAGAACTCATGGGAGGTattctgatgatgattttcCTGATGGAGATGACAATGCTAGGAGAGAAACGAGTCACAAACGAAAATCCATAAGAAGGACAGATTCAGAAGCTGAAGAACAGATGGACGATGAAAAGGACAGGAAACCGCGCAGGAGTTCAAGAAAATACAGTAGGGAAGGGTCATTAGCTGATCAAGAGGAGAGTCATGAACATGATAGGGTTCATACAGTTTGTGATAAGTCACAGAGAGAAAGGTCTAAACATCGGCATGAAAGAAGCAGCTCAAGATATTCGCACGAGGAAGATTCAACTGAGAGTAGACATCATCAGAGTAAAGGATCAGACCTTCGAGTTAACGGAGAAAATGACAGGAAGAGAAGTGTAGAAACTAGTCCTCCCGCAGAATGTTGGTCAGATAAAGAAGATAGGGGCAAAAGCAAAGAGAGGCACAGATACAAGTCTCAAGATCCTAACTCTGATCGAAGCAGGAAAGGGAAACGACGAAGTGGTTTATCAAGTGAGGAGGGTTCAGATAGAGAAACACACAATGAGAGACCTCATCGCCATAGAAAAAGAAGACGGTCACAAAACTCAGACGACAAGAGTCGTAAATTTGCTGAGGAATCAGAGGAAGTCGAAGAAGAGTTTGAGCGTTGGAGACCAGTGTGA
- the LOC104759147 gene encoding putative pentatricopeptide repeat-containing protein At1g10330: MRCSSFSGFSLSLEDALHLLQRFFNSSNQIKQIHTVLFTSNALVASRWKTKCVYNTLIRSYLTTGQSKTSLALFTHMLASQVRPINLTFPSLIKVACSSFSVSYGVALHGQTLKRGVLWDPFVQTSFVRFYGEVCDLKSSRKMFDGIVDPCVVACNSLLDACGRNGKMDFAFELFQSMPVTDVVSWTTVINGFSKNGFHAKAVMLFGEMIQNECAVITPNEATFVSVLSSCANLDRGGLHLGKQIHGYVMGRKIILTTTLCTALLDMYGKAGDLEMALTIFNQTCDKKVCAWNAIISALASNGRPKKALHMFEMMKSMNVQPNGITLLAVLTACARSRLVDLGIQLFSSICSEYKIIPTSEHYGCIVDLIGRAGLLVDAANFINNLPFEPDASVLGALLGACKIHENAELGKKVGKQLIGLQPQHCGQYVALSTLNALDSNWSEAEQMRKAMTGAGIRKIPAYSVLS, translated from the exons ATGCGTTGTTCATCCTTCTCGGGTTTCAGTTTGTCTCTTGAAGACGcccttcatcttctccaacgTTTCTTCAACTCTTCAAACCAGATTAAGCAGATTCACACTGTCCTCTTTACCAGCAACGCATTGGTCGCTTCGAGATGGAAAACGAAATGCGTCTACAACACTCTCATTCGATCTTATCTTACTACAGGACAATCCAAGACCTCTCTTGCTCTCTTCACCCACATGCTTGCAAGCCAAGTCCGAC CAATCAATCTCACTTTCCCTTCTCTGATAAAAGTAGCTTGttcatctttctctgtttcttatgGTGTTGCCTTACATGGCCAAACTCTTAAACGGGGTGTTCTATGGGATCCATTTGTTCAGACTTCTTTTGTTCGATTCTATGGTGAAGTCTGTGATTTGAAGAGCTCGAGGAAGATGTTTGATGGTATTGTAGATCCTTGTGTTGTAGCTTGTAACAGTTTGCTTGACGCTTGTGGTAGAAACGGAAAGATGGATTTTGCTTTCGAGTTATTTCAGAGTATGCCTGTAACTGATGTGGTTTCTTGGACTACTGTTATCAATGGGTTTAGTAAGAACGGGTTTCACGCCAAAGCAGTTATGCTTTTTGGTGAGATGATACAGAATGAGTGTGCGGTAATAACACCCAATGAGGCTACTTTCGTTAGTGTACTGTCTTCTTGTGCTAATTTGGATCGAGGAGGTCTTCATTTGGGGAAGCAGATTCATGGATATGTTATGGGGAGAAAGATCATCCTCACTACTACTTTGTGTACTGCTTTGCTCGATATGTACGGAAAAGCcggtgacttggagatggcaTTGACCATTTTCAATCAAACTTGTGATAAAAAAGTTTGTGCGTGGAATGCGATAATATCAGCTCTTGCCTCCAATGGTAGACCTAAGAAAGCGCTACATATGTTTGAGATGATGAAATCGATGAATGTTCAACCAAATGGGATTACTTTACTTGCAGTACTCACGGCCTGTGCTAGGTCTAGACTCGTGGACTTAGGTATCCAGTTGTTCTCTTCCATATGTAGCGAGTACAAGATCATTCCAACATCAGAGCATTATGGTTGCATCGTTGATCTCATAGGTAGAGCTGGACTATTGGTTGACGCGGCCAATTTCATTAATAATTTGCCATTCGAGCCTGATGCTTCTGTTCTCGGAGCTCTTTTGGGAGCCTGCAAGATTCATGAGAATGCTGAGTTAGGAAAAAAAGTAGGTAAACAGCTTATCGGACTGCAACCTCAACACTGTGGCCAGTATGTGGCATTGTCGACGTTAAATGCTTTGGATAGCAATTGGTCAGAAGCAGAACAGATGAGGAAAGCCATGACAGGAGCTGGAATTCGGAAAATCCCTGCTTACAGTGTGCTCTCTTAA
- the LOC104755243 gene encoding ankyrin repeat-containing protein At5g02620-like: MQPIFQTILRDDVPAFLGLVAERDSWLEERNDEQHSNTVLHMAAKHGHGELVSKIVELRPSLLYSRNRYGNTPLHLAALLGDVNIVMTMLEFGLEACSARNNNNHTPLHLACRSISMEAATLVAEKTPSIGLDELNFALSSGSTCIAAIILERFPDLAREEAWVVEGSSLSTLLHHACDRGDFELTSILLGLDQGLEEAVNANGLSPLHLAVLRGSVVILEEFLEKAPLSFGFLTPSKETVFHLAARNKNIDAFVFMAESVGINSQDLLQQTDENGNTVLHIAASLACCAALIRYIVGKKIVDISYKNKMDFAASHLLPQEAEDFELLSSWLRFDTEQDSKKTEVLESHSNPFHKRSLERIKTLVSCKSSKQNEIIRLLELIETKTSEIAEIKRKKKGEAERGRKSMEYEMHIEALQNARNTIAIVAVLIASVSYAGGINPPGGVYDDGPWRGKSIVGNTAAFKVFAICNNIALFTSLCIVILLVSIIPFKRKPLKRLLVATHRMMWVSVGFMATAYVAASWVTIPHLHGTRWLFPAIVSVAGGSLTVLFSYLGVETISHWFKKMNRVGDIPVYYIKKRRVGDLPPFARTSSAHLVSALRKTNLSEGDMPSFARTNSDLAASGKSGYFTY; encoded by the exons ATGCAGCCGATCTTCCAAACGATCCTAAGAGACGACGTTCCAGCTTTTCTGGGTCTGGTGGCAGAGAGAGATTCGTGGCTGGAGGAGAGAAACGATGAACAACACAGCAACACTGTGTTGCACATGGCTGCCAAGCATGGACATGGAGAACTCGTCTCAAAGATTGTTGAGCTCCGACCTTCCCTCCTCTATTCCCGAAACAGATACGGAAACACACCTTTGCATCTCGCTGCTCTCCTTGGAGACGTTAACATAGTTATGACCATGTTAGAGTTTGGATTAGAAGCTTGTTCCGCACGCAACAATAACAACCACACACCCCTCCACCTAGCTTGTCGCAGCATTTCCATGGAGGCTGCCACACTCGTTGCGGAAAAGACACCATCAATCGGCCTTGATGAACTCAATTTCGCCCTATCAAGTGGATCCACCT GTATTGCAGCAATTATACTAGAGAGATTCCCAGACCTAGCTAGGGAAGAAGCTTGGGTGGTCGAAGGCAGCTCGCTATCAACACTTCTGCATCATGCCTGTGATAGAGGAGACTTCGAACTGACAAGTATATTGTTAGGCCTTGATCAAGGACTAGAAGAAGCTGTTAACGCCAATGGTTTATCACCTCTGCATCTGGCGGTCCTCAGAGGCTCAGTTGTAATCCTGGAGGAGTTCCTTGAAAAGGCTCCGTTGTCTTTTGGCTTTCTCACGCCATCAAAAGAGACAGTCTTTCATCTCGCTGCacgaaacaaaaacatagatgCCTTCGTTTTCATGGCCGAGAGTGTGGGCATTAATAGCCAAGATCTTTTGCAGCAAACTGATGAAAATGGCAACACTGTTTTACATATTGCTGCCTCCCTGGCTTGTTGTGCTGCG CTGATACGTTACATTGTTGGTAAGAAGATAGTGGATATCAGCTACAAGAACAAGATGGATTTTGCAGCTTCTCACCTTCTCCCTCAAGAAGCGGAAGACTTCGAGTTGCTATCAAGCTGGCTGAGGTTCGATACCGAGCAGGATTCTAAGAAAACTGAAGTACTTGAGAGCCACTCCAATCCATTCCATAAACGATCTCTGGAACGCATTAAAACTTTAGTTAGCTGCAAAAGCTCTAAACAGAACGAGATAATACGGTTGCTTGAGCTAATCGAAACAAAAACATCAGAGATAGCagagataaagagaaaaaagaaaggggAAGCGGAAAGAGGTCGTAAGAGCATGGAATATGAGATGCATATAGAAGCCTTACAAAATGCAAGAAACACGATCGCGATCGTGGCAGTCCTGATTGCTTCAGTTTCTTATGCCGGTGGGATAAACCCTCCTGGAGGCGTCTACGACGATGGGCCATGGAGAGGGAAATCGATTGTAGGCAATACAGCAGCGTTCAAAGTCTTTGCAATATGCAACAACATCGCACTGTTCACATCGTTGTGCATCGTTATTCTTCTTGTTAGCATCATACCTTTCAAGAGGAAACCTTTAAAGAGATTATTGGTGGCCACACACAGGATGATGTGGGTTTCTGTAGGGTTCATGGCGACGGCTTATGTAGCGGCATCTTGGGTAACCATACCACATTTACACGGAACACGATGGTTGTTTCCAGCCATCGTATCTGTTGCCGGTGGATCGTTGACAGTACTCTTTTCCTATCTTGGAGTTGAGACCATCAGTCATTGGTTCAAGAAGATGAATCGTGTAGGAGATATACCGGTTTATTATATCAAGAAAAGACGTGTTGGAGATTTGCCTCCCTTCGCAAGAACCAGCTCAGCTCATCTGGTCTCCGCATTAAGAAAAACCAATCTCAGTGAAGGAGATATGCCTTCCTTTGCAAGGACCAACTCAGATTTGGCTGCCTCCGGAAAATCAGGCTATTTCACCTATTGa
- the LOC104755244 gene encoding dnaJ homolog subfamily B member 1-like: protein MGVDYYNVLKVNRNANEEDLKKSYRRMAMKWHPDKNPTSKKEAEAKFKQISEAYDVLSDPQRRQIYDQFGEEGLKSTDLPTAAETTTAQQHHQHQQQKSYSSSNSEFRYYPRDAEDIFAEFFGESGDAFGGGSSGRTRGDGGGDGVGVGRRFKSAEAGSQANNRKTPPTNRKTPHPPPPPVNRKAPAIESKLACTLEELYKGAKKKMRISRVVPDDFGKPKTVQEILKIDIKPGWKRGTKITFPEKGNQEPGVTPADLIFVVDEKPHSVFKRDGNDLIVEKQVSLIDALTGLTISVTTLDGRNLTIPVLDIVKPGQEIVIPNEGMPTKDPLKRGDLRVSFEILFPSMLTSEQKNDLRRVLGGS from the exons ATGGGGGTGGATTACTACAATGTACTGAAGGTGAATCGAAACGCTAACGAAGAAGATCTCAAAAAGTCGTACCGGAGAATGGCGATGAAATGGCACCCTGACAAAAACCCTACCAGCAAGAAAGAAGCTGAAGCTAAGTTCAAACAGATCTCCGAAGCTTATGACGTCCTCAGCGATCCTCAGAGACGTCAGATCTACGATCAGTTCGGTGAAGAAGGTCTTAAATCTACAGATTTACCTACCGCGGCGGAGACGACGACGGCGCAGCAGCACCACCAGCATCAGCAGCAGAAGAGCTACTCTTCTAGTAACTCTGAGTTCCGGTATTATCCTCGTGATGCTGAGGATATCTTCGCGGAGTTTTTCGGCGAATCTGGAGATGCTTTCGGCGGAGGGAGTAGCGGAAGGACGCGTGGAGATGGCGGCGGCgatggtgttggtgttggtcgGAGATTTAAAAGTGCAGAAGCAGGGAGTCAGGCTAATAATAGAAAAACGCCGCCGACGAACAGAAAGACGCCGCATCCGCCTCCGCCGCCGGTGAATAGGAAGGCTCCGGCTATTGAGAGTAAATTGGCTTGCACACTTGAGGAGCTTTACAAAGGTGCCAAGAAGAAGATGCGTATCTCTCGCGTTGTTCCTGATGATTTTGG AAAGCCAAAGACAGTGCAAGAGATTTTGAAGATAGATATAAAACCAGGTTGGAAGAGAGGCACTAAGATCACTTTCCCGGAGAAAGGAAACCAAGAACCTGGTGTCACTCCCGCGGATCTCATATTCGTGGTGGATGAGAAACCGCATTCTGTATTCAAAAGAGACGGTAATGATCTGATTGTTGAGAAGCAAGTCTCTCTAATAGATGCTTTAACCGGTCTCACGATTAGTGTAACGACTCTGGACGGGAGGAACTTAACGATCCCGGTTCTCGATATTGTAAAACCGGGTCAGGAGATTGTGATTCCAAATGAAGGAATGCCTACTAAAGACCCGTTGAAGAGAGGAGACCTCAGAGTCAGCTTTGAGATCTTGTTCCCGTCAATGCTAACGTCAGAACAGAAGAATGACCTCAGGAGAGTTCTTGGTGGAAGCTGA
- the LOC104755246 gene encoding glutathione S-transferase U18, whose protein sequence is MATDDVKLIGSWASVFVMRARIALHLKSISYEFLQETFGSKSELLLKSNPVHKKIPVLIHADKPVCESNIIVQYIDEAWNSSGPSILPSHPYDKAIARFWAAYIDDKWFISLRSILTSQGEEEKKTAIAEVEESTELLEKAFVDCSKGKPFFNGTDHIGYLDIALGSFLGWLRVVELDAGHKFLDESKTPSLSKWAERFCNDPAVKPIMPEITKLDEFARKVFPRQQS, encoded by the exons ATGGCGACGGACGACGTGAAGCTGATAGGCTCATGGGCGAGTGTCTTCGTCATGAGGGCGAGAATCGCTCTCCACCTCAAATCTATTAGCTACGAATTCCTCCAGGAGACTTTCGGTTCAAAAAGCGAATTGCTCCTCAAATCTAACCCGGTTCACAAGAAGATACCGGTTCTGATTCACGCTGACAAACCGGTTTGTGAGTCCAATATCATCGTTCAGTACATCGACGAGGCTTGGAACTCATCTGGACCGTCCATTCTCCCGTCTCATCCTTACGACAAGGCCATCGCTCGTTTTTGGGCTGCCTACATAGACGATAAG TGGTTTATCTCTCTGAGAAGTATCCTAACATCTcaaggagaagaggagaaaaaaacaGCCATAGCTGAAGTCGAAGAAAGTACCGAGCTTCTTGAGAAAGCATTCGTGGATTGCAGCAAAGGTAAACCGTTCTTCAACGGTACTGACCATATCGGTTACCTCGACATTGCCTTGGGGAGCTTCTTGGGTTGGTTGAGAGTCGTCGAGTTGGATGCCGGCCATAAATTTCTTGATGAGAGCAAGACTCCTTCTCTGTCCAAATGGGCAGAGCGGTTTTGTAATGATCCCGCTGTGAAACCTATTATGCCCGAGATTACCAAGCTCGATGAATTCGCAAGGAAGGTCTTTCCTAGGCAGCAATCCTAA